From the genome of Abyssicoccus albus, one region includes:
- a CDS encoding cytochrome ubiquinol oxidase subunit I: protein MDQVIIARMLAAMTLAFHIIFATVGVGVPIIIMITEFLGIKNKDKHYLAMTRRISKGYTVTVAVGVVTGTIIGLQLSLLYPTFMEMGGHVIALPLFMETFAFFFEAIFLSIYLYSFDRFKNLWTHWLLNIPIVLGSTLSAVFITTVNSFMNTPQGFDVEGGKLVNVQPLEAMFNPSVPVRVLHVVFTAYMTVAFIVASIAAFKLIRNKFTEDRTYHKKGLKVALITGIIFSVIAMFAGDLSAKFLHEHQPEKLAAMEWHFETESQADLVLFGMLDEDTQEVKGALKIPGVLSFLAGNSFDTEVTGLNDIPKDEQPPLIIHYFFDFMVFFGMYCLAIAVAFMLIWKFKPKWIHNKLLLSLVVLTGPFAMLAIEAGWFLAEMGRQPWILRGYLKVSEAATDAPGLILTFGGFLLLYIILGVSSVYVLTRMFKDKSAKAQMDELDDHTLLNDQKGGY, encoded by the coding sequence ATGGATCAAGTCATTATTGCTCGAATGCTCGCTGCAATGACGTTAGCATTTCACATTATATTTGCAACGGTTGGTGTTGGTGTACCAATCATTATTATGATCACTGAATTTCTAGGGATAAAAAATAAAGATAAGCATTACTTAGCGATGACTAGAAGAATCTCTAAAGGCTATACAGTAACTGTTGCGGTTGGTGTTGTAACCGGGACAATTATCGGCTTACAGCTTTCATTATTATACCCTACGTTCATGGAAATGGGCGGTCATGTGATTGCGTTGCCGTTATTTATGGAAACCTTCGCATTTTTCTTTGAAGCAATTTTTTTAAGTATTTATTTATATAGTTTTGATCGTTTCAAGAATTTATGGACACATTGGCTACTCAATATTCCGATTGTACTTGGTTCAACGCTTTCTGCGGTCTTTATTACGACCGTCAATTCATTTATGAATACGCCCCAAGGATTTGACGTTGAAGGGGGTAAACTTGTTAATGTTCAACCGCTTGAAGCGATGTTTAATCCAAGCGTACCAGTAAGAGTATTACATGTCGTATTTACAGCGTATATGACAGTGGCATTTATCGTGGCATCTATTGCAGCATTCAAACTCATTCGAAATAAGTTCACCGAAGACCGCACTTATCACAAGAAAGGTTTGAAAGTTGCACTCATTACAGGGATTATTTTCTCTGTTATTGCGATGTTTGCAGGTGACCTCAGTGCGAAGTTCTTGCATGAGCATCAACCTGAAAAGCTTGCCGCAATGGAATGGCACTTTGAAACAGAGTCACAAGCAGATCTTGTGCTTTTCGGGATGTTAGATGAAGACACTCAAGAAGTGAAAGGTGCTTTGAAAATTCCAGGTGTATTAAGTTTTCTAGCAGGTAATTCGTTTGATACAGAAGTTACTGGATTAAATGATATTCCTAAAGATGAACAACCGCCACTCATCATTCACTATTTCTTTGACTTTATGGTGTTCTTTGGAATGTATTGTTTGGCTATAGCAGTAGCCTTTATGTTGATATGGAAATTTAAACCGAAATGGATTCATAATAAATTATTATTATCACTGGTCGTGCTGACTGGACCTTTTGCGATGCTTGCGATTGAAGCTGGTTGGTTCTTAGCTGAAATGGGCCGTCAACCATGGATTTTACGTGGTTATTTGAAGGTCAGTGAAGCGGCAACTGATGCACCTGGATTAATCTTGACATTCGGTGGCTTCTTATTACTCTATATCATTCTCGGTGTAAGTAGTGTGTATGTATTAACTCGTATGTTTAAAGATAAAAGTGCTAAAGCACAGATGGATGAACTCGATGATCATACGCTATTGAATGATCAGAAAGGAGGGTATTAA
- the purN gene encoding phosphoribosylglycinamide formyltransferase, translating to MTNISVFASGNGTNFEKIMNYIEVGYFKNIHVTSVVTDKADAGVIERAKKYDVPVHIISPKDLRNKRQYEVHILTIMRKEQVEWIVLAGYMRLITSVLLNAFDRKILNIHPSLLPSFPGKDAIGQALDYGVKVTGATVHYVDSGMDTGEIIAQSSCVIHDDDTKDTLQLRVQNLEYEIYPQTIKQLIDQ from the coding sequence ATGACGAACATTAGTGTCTTTGCATCAGGGAATGGAACGAACTTTGAGAAGATTATGAACTATATCGAAGTCGGTTATTTCAAAAACATTCACGTGACAAGTGTCGTGACAGACAAAGCAGATGCAGGAGTGATCGAACGTGCAAAAAAATATGACGTGCCTGTACACATCATTTCACCGAAAGATTTGCGTAATAAACGTCAATATGAAGTGCATATTTTGACCATTATGCGTAAAGAGCAAGTTGAATGGATTGTACTTGCAGGCTATATGAGACTCATAACATCTGTATTGCTCAATGCATTTGACCGTAAAATATTGAACATTCACCCTAGCTTATTACCAAGTTTTCCTGGTAAAGATGCGATTGGTCAAGCGCTTGATTATGGTGTCAAAGTGACTGGTGCAACAGTGCATTATGTAGATAGTGGAATGGATACAGGCGAAATTATTGCCCAGTCAAGTTGTGTCATTCACGATGATGATACGAAAGACACATTACAGTTAAGAGTTCAAAATTTAGAATATGAAATTTATCCACAAACGATTAAACAATTAATCGATCAATAA
- a CDS encoding DUF697 domain-containing protein, with protein sequence MNRPTTEAEIQARKAEALKLIKRKSMYSSVAAIVPIPGLDVTTDMKLMSDIVNDINELFGLSHKDVQKLPDSLKKKVLIMATSAGSEFIGRRVTKTIIGIFFRSTAKKQVAKQSKYIPFIGQAVAGGISYYMMKKMGEDHIEKCVNVSRRLIS encoded by the coding sequence ATGAATAGACCAACAACAGAAGCAGAAATTCAAGCGCGTAAAGCAGAAGCGTTGAAACTAATAAAGCGTAAATCGATGTATTCATCGGTTGCAGCAATCGTCCCGATTCCAGGGCTTGATGTAACAACAGATATGAAATTGATGTCTGATATCGTCAATGATATTAATGAACTGTTCGGATTAAGTCATAAAGATGTCCAAAAGTTACCAGATTCATTAAAAAAGAAAGTGTTAATTATGGCAACAAGTGCTGGTAGTGAATTTATAGGGCGGAGAGTTACTAAAACGATTATCGGTATATTTTTCAGATCAACTGCTAAGAAACAAGTTGCCAAACAGTCGAAGTATATTCCATTCATCGGACAAGCGGTTGCAGGTGGAATTAGTTATTACATGATGAAGAAAATGGGTGAAGATCATATCGAGAAATGTGTGAACGTTTCAAGGCGATTAATCTCATAA
- the purH gene encoding bifunctional phosphoribosylaminoimidazolecarboxamide formyltransferase/IMP cyclohydrolase: MSYALLSVSNKEGIIDFAKSLVELGYDIISTGGTFKALQEAGIKVTPVSDVTQFEEIMNGRVKTLHPKIHGGILADRHNDEHVQAMDKHHITPIDIVAVNLYPFEETVAKEGVTEMDAIENIDIGGPTMLRSAAKNFKHVLTIVDPSDYDEAIERLKSGDDMDAYRKEKMIKVFNHTYHYDQAIVEFFSGAKASLRYGENPHQQAHLVRTNATPNTILGAVQHHGKPLSYNNIKDADAALNLVKQFDRAAAVAVKHMNPCGVGVGDSIEEAYDRAYAADSMSIFGGIVALNRPVTKALAEKLHEIFLEVIIAPSFDDEAIEILSQKKNIRLLEVKMDVDEDATEFVSVSGGYLTQDVDQAFARREDMQVVTDKQPTKAQWEAALLGLKVVKSVKSNAILLSSPTHTVGIGAGQMNRVGALKIAIERATELNENIALASDGFFPMRDTVDLAAEHGIQCIIQPGGSIKDQQSIDACNEHGIAMITTGMRHFKH; this comes from the coding sequence ATGAGTTATGCATTATTAAGCGTATCAAATAAAGAAGGTATCATTGATTTCGCCAAATCACTCGTTGAATTAGGGTATGACATCATTTCAACGGGGGGAACGTTTAAAGCATTACAAGAAGCAGGCATCAAAGTGACGCCGGTCAGTGATGTGACGCAATTCGAAGAGATAATGAATGGTCGTGTCAAAACGTTACACCCTAAAATTCACGGTGGTATTTTGGCAGATCGCCATAATGACGAACACGTTCAAGCAATGGACAAACACCACATAACACCGATTGATATCGTCGCGGTGAACTTATATCCATTCGAAGAAACAGTTGCAAAAGAAGGTGTCACTGAAATGGATGCGATTGAGAATATCGATATTGGAGGGCCGACGATGTTAAGAAGTGCTGCAAAGAACTTTAAACACGTATTAACAATCGTTGATCCGAGCGATTATGATGAAGCAATTGAACGTTTGAAATCTGGCGATGATATGGATGCGTATCGCAAAGAGAAAATGATCAAAGTCTTCAATCATACGTATCATTATGATCAAGCCATTGTAGAATTTTTCAGCGGTGCTAAAGCGTCATTACGTTATGGTGAGAATCCGCATCAACAAGCTCATCTTGTTCGCACGAATGCAACACCGAATACAATTTTAGGTGCGGTGCAACACCATGGTAAACCGTTAAGTTATAACAACATTAAAGATGCAGATGCTGCGTTAAATTTAGTAAAACAGTTTGACCGTGCAGCAGCAGTTGCTGTTAAGCATATGAACCCATGTGGTGTTGGTGTTGGTGATTCTATTGAAGAAGCATATGATCGTGCATACGCCGCAGATTCAATGTCAATTTTCGGAGGCATTGTAGCGCTCAACCGTCCAGTGACTAAAGCGTTAGCGGAGAAATTACACGAGATTTTCTTAGAAGTGATTATTGCACCAAGCTTTGATGATGAAGCGATTGAAATTTTAAGCCAGAAGAAAAACATTCGTCTACTTGAAGTAAAAATGGATGTCGATGAAGATGCGACTGAATTTGTATCAGTTTCTGGTGGTTACTTAACGCAAGATGTAGATCAAGCATTTGCCCGTCGTGAAGATATGCAAGTCGTAACGGACAAACAACCAACTAAAGCGCAATGGGAAGCTGCGTTATTAGGTCTTAAAGTCGTTAAATCTGTAAAGAGTAACGCTATTTTATTATCTTCACCGACCCATACGGTTGGTATCGGGGCAGGTCAAATGAACCGTGTTGGTGCGTTGAAAATCGCAATAGAACGCGCAACCGAATTAAATGAAAACATCGCCTTAGCAAGTGATGGATTTTTCCCAATGAGAGATACGGTGGACCTTGCTGCTGAGCATGGCATTCAATGTATTATTCAACCCGGTGGATCAATTAAAGATCAGCAATCGATTGATGCGTGTAATGAGCATGGCATCGCGATGATAACAACAGGAATGCGTCATTTCAAACATTAA
- a CDS encoding phosphocarrier protein HPr: MEQQTFTITDETGIHARPATLLVQAASKFDSDIQLEHNEKKVNLKSIMGVMSLGVGQNQDITIIAEGDDEKEAIEVIASTLKEQGLTD; the protein is encoded by the coding sequence ATGGAACAACAAACATTTACAATTACTGACGAAACAGGGATTCATGCACGCCCAGCAACATTATTAGTGCAAGCAGCATCAAAATTTGACTCTGACATTCAATTAGAGCATAACGAAAAGAAAGTGAACTTAAAATCAATTATGGGTGTTATGAGTTTAGGCGTTGGTCAAAATCAAGATATTACAATTATTGCTGAAGGCGATGATGAGAAAGAAGCAATCGAAGTGATTGCGTCAACATTGAAAGAACAAGGATTGACAGACTAA
- the purD gene encoding phosphoribosylamine--glycine ligase has product MKVLVVGSGGREHAIAKKINQSPLVDTLYCAPGNDAMKSFATCVDDHNIVQFAQNKSIDWVIIGPEAPLAEGLADQLTDAGVKVFGPNQKAAQMESSKDFAKQLMEKYDIPTANHITVNSLDIALTRLEEFTTPVVIKEDGLKAGKGVVISETMEHAQKTLEEIYAVDEKAVVVLEQFLEGEEYSLMVMVNDETFKAFDIIAQDHKRAHDGDQGPNTGGMGAYAPVNHLPKEVIGDTITKIVKPTVDGMSQEGLNFFGILYVGLIWTTEGPKVIEYNVRLGDPEAQVLLESMTSDFMQHIIDLHDGREVSMSFNDQYTLGVMMASVGYPGSYDKDVLVKGYEGQDHILISGLKQDGNDWKTNGGRVLLVLGQGDSLKAAKDQAYERVNEIESDGLFYRKDIGDKGI; this is encoded by the coding sequence ATGAAAGTATTAGTCGTTGGAAGTGGTGGTCGTGAACATGCCATTGCCAAAAAAATCAACCAATCTCCACTTGTTGATACGTTATATTGTGCACCAGGGAATGATGCGATGAAGTCTTTTGCAACGTGTGTCGATGATCATAATATTGTTCAATTTGCTCAAAATAAGTCAATCGATTGGGTCATTATTGGACCCGAAGCACCTTTAGCTGAAGGGTTAGCAGATCAACTAACGGATGCAGGTGTAAAAGTGTTCGGACCGAATCAAAAAGCAGCGCAAATGGAATCGAGTAAAGATTTTGCGAAGCAATTAATGGAAAAGTATGATATACCTACAGCGAATCATATTACGGTTAACTCTTTAGATATTGCATTAACTCGATTGGAAGAATTTACTACACCTGTTGTTATCAAAGAAGATGGTTTAAAAGCGGGTAAAGGTGTCGTCATCAGTGAAACGATGGAACATGCTCAGAAAACACTTGAAGAAATTTATGCAGTCGATGAAAAAGCTGTAGTTGTATTAGAACAATTCCTTGAAGGTGAAGAGTATTCGTTAATGGTGATGGTCAATGATGAAACGTTTAAAGCATTTGATATCATTGCTCAAGATCATAAACGTGCACATGATGGAGATCAAGGACCGAATACAGGGGGAATGGGTGCCTATGCACCGGTTAATCACTTACCGAAAGAAGTCATTGGTGATACTATAACGAAGATTGTTAAACCTACAGTAGATGGAATGAGTCAAGAAGGATTGAATTTCTTCGGAATATTGTATGTCGGATTAATTTGGACAACTGAAGGACCGAAAGTGATCGAATACAATGTACGACTTGGTGATCCTGAAGCACAAGTATTGCTTGAATCGATGACTTCTGACTTTATGCAACATATCATCGATTTGCATGACGGGCGTGAAGTATCGATGTCATTCAATGATCAATATACATTAGGTGTCATGATGGCATCTGTTGGATATCCAGGGTCTTATGATAAAGATGTCTTAGTGAAAGGCTACGAAGGTCAAGATCATATTTTAATCAGCGGGTTGAAACAAGACGGTAATGACTGGAAAACAAATGGTGGACGTGTGTTATTAGTATTGGGTCAAGGAGATTCATTAAAAGCTGCAAAAGATCAAGCATATGAACGTGTGAATGAAATCGAAAGTGACGGATTGTTTTATCGAAAAGATATTGGGGATAAAGGGATATAA
- a CDS encoding class I SAM-dependent rRNA methyltransferase, with protein MKQIKITKNFKQYKDGLWLIQQSDIDTNHHLTEGEPFVLTIDDDAIGKGIYGIQNKGVGWLFTTDLREDFDEFFVKDQLYQALESRQSLFNQDGINCLRLFNDIGDGIGGVTIDLYGTDVLVTFYNRGIHMYRHYFYDALDDLLDCDVIIEQQRFLEQVTHEVIKGDPTYPKVVQEHHINYMIDLLDGAMSGLFMDQRDVRNKIIKNYTPRNMLNLFSYSGSFSIVAALNGATTTSVDAANRTTELIERNMALNEIDPTEHSIYIMDVFNYFDYAKKHQLMYDFIMIDPPSFARVNDRIFSVLSDYPKLIKDAVEVVEDNGTIVLSTNHSDISLKDFKKMIDKTMSTIDIDYTIEHTIGLPKDYVTSKHYKKGKYLKVVFLNISKMIEQ; from the coding sequence ATGAAACAAATTAAAATTACAAAAAATTTCAAGCAGTATAAAGACGGCTTATGGCTTATTCAACAAAGTGATATCGATACGAATCATCATTTAACTGAAGGAGAACCATTCGTGCTCACGATCGATGATGATGCGATTGGAAAAGGAATTTACGGTATTCAAAATAAAGGTGTCGGATGGTTATTTACAACTGATTTGAGAGAAGATTTCGATGAATTTTTTGTAAAAGATCAGCTCTATCAAGCGCTTGAAAGTCGTCAAAGTCTATTCAATCAAGATGGAATTAATTGTCTAAGATTATTCAATGATATCGGGGACGGTATTGGCGGTGTCACGATTGATTTATATGGCACGGATGTATTGGTCACATTCTACAATAGAGGTATTCATATGTATCGCCATTATTTCTATGATGCATTAGATGATTTGTTGGATTGTGATGTTATTATAGAGCAACAACGCTTTCTAGAACAGGTTACACATGAAGTCATTAAAGGGGACCCAACCTATCCGAAAGTCGTTCAAGAACATCACATTAACTATATGATTGACCTTTTGGATGGTGCGATGAGTGGTTTATTTATGGATCAACGTGATGTCAGAAATAAAATTATTAAAAATTATACACCACGTAACATGTTGAACTTATTTAGTTATAGTGGAAGTTTTTCAATCGTTGCAGCGTTGAACGGTGCAACGACGACGAGTGTTGATGCAGCGAATCGTACAACTGAGTTGATAGAACGAAATATGGCATTGAATGAAATTGATCCCACTGAACATTCTATATATATTATGGACGTATTCAATTACTTTGACTATGCGAAGAAGCATCAGTTAATGTATGACTTTATCATGATTGATCCGCCGAGTTTTGCTCGCGTCAATGATCGAATCTTCTCAGTGTTAAGTGATTACCCTAAGTTGATTAAAGATGCAGTAGAAGTCGTAGAAGACAATGGAACGATTGTTTTATCAACGAACCATAGTGATATTTCATTGAAAGACTTCAAGAAGATGATCGACAAAACGATGTCGACGATTGATATCGACTATACGATTGAACATACGATTGGATTACCGAAAGATTATGTCACTTCAAAACATTATAAGAAAGGTAAATACTTAAAAGTTGTCTTCTTAAATATTAGCAAAATGATTGAACAATAA
- a CDS encoding glutaredoxin family protein, protein MIYIYTQDQCPPCQFVKQYFKDHQIQFEERNITHHNEYKKELIIKYDAMSTPFILIDDEKIYHVDFDKIESVLKDKKYLSSSS, encoded by the coding sequence ATGATTTACATTTATACACAAGACCAATGTCCACCATGCCAATTCGTTAAACAATATTTCAAAGACCATCAAATCCAGTTTGAAGAGCGTAACATCACACATCATAACGAGTACAAGAAAGAATTAATTATTAAATATGATGCAATGAGTACACCATTCATCTTAATCGACGATGAAAAAATATATCACGTTGACTTCGACAAAATAGAAAGCGTGCTAAAAGATAAAAAATATTTATCTTCATCATCCTAA
- the purM gene encoding phosphoribosylformylglycinamidine cyclo-ligase — protein sequence MKDQYKAAGVDIEAGYEAVNQMKSHVQRTMRKEVLGGLGSFGAAFDLGQLNMKHPILVSGTDGVGTKLKLAIDYNKHSTIGIDAVAMCVNDILTTGAEPLYFLDYLALNKVEPDMVESIVAGVSEGCVQAGCALIGGETAEMGDMYDVGDYDVAGFAVGAVEKDQYIHHDQVKPGQKLIGIPSSGIHSNGYSLVRKIIKDQKIDLQTTSLEGKALIDVLLEPTKIYVKPIQALLQSVKVYAMSHITGGGFIENIPRMLPEHVGVNISTEQIKLPAIFNYLQHEGNLDTLGMYDVFNMGIGFVVVVDEVNVEKTVELLRENGEEAVVIGEVTNEPTMIIDGKEIQDDEH from the coding sequence ATGAAAGATCAATATAAAGCGGCAGGTGTCGATATTGAAGCAGGTTATGAAGCGGTCAATCAAATGAAGTCGCATGTCCAACGTACGATGCGTAAAGAAGTTCTTGGTGGGCTTGGATCGTTTGGTGCTGCATTTGACTTAGGTCAGCTCAATATGAAGCATCCGATTTTAGTATCAGGGACTGACGGTGTTGGAACGAAGCTTAAACTAGCGATTGATTACAACAAGCATTCCACGATTGGTATCGATGCAGTCGCAATGTGTGTCAATGACATCTTAACGACAGGTGCAGAACCGCTATACTTCTTAGATTACTTAGCATTAAATAAAGTCGAACCGGATATGGTTGAATCAATCGTTGCGGGTGTTAGTGAAGGCTGTGTCCAAGCAGGTTGTGCATTAATTGGTGGGGAAACTGCTGAGATGGGAGATATGTACGACGTTGGAGATTATGACGTTGCAGGATTTGCGGTAGGTGCCGTTGAGAAGGATCAATATATTCATCACGATCAAGTGAAACCGGGACAAAAATTAATCGGTATACCATCATCAGGCATTCATTCAAATGGTTACTCACTTGTGCGTAAAATTATAAAGGATCAAAAGATCGACTTACAAACGACGTCACTTGAAGGAAAAGCATTAATCGATGTGTTGTTAGAACCGACAAAAATTTATGTCAAGCCAATTCAAGCGTTGTTACAGTCTGTTAAAGTGTATGCAATGAGTCATATTACTGGTGGTGGCTTTATCGAGAACATCCCTAGAATGTTGCCAGAGCATGTTGGTGTCAATATTTCGACTGAACAAATTAAATTACCTGCAATTTTTAATTATTTACAACATGAAGGGAATCTTGACACATTAGGAATGTATGATGTCTTTAATATGGGAATTGGATTCGTTGTCGTCGTTGATGAGGTAAATGTTGAGAAAACAGTTGAATTACTTCGTGAAAACGGCGAAGAAGCGGTTGTCATTGGTGAAGTAACGAATGAACCGACAATGATCATTGATGGTAAGGAGATTCAAGATGACGAACATTAG
- the ptsP gene encoding phosphoenolpyruvate--protein phosphotransferase, with protein MSKIIQGIQASDGISIAPCYLFVEPNLNIDKKTIDNPQQEITRFDNAMHESKVQLTKIRNTAEEALGAEHAAIFDAHLLVLDDPELIHPIKEAIEQKSVNAESALEDKANEFIQIFESMDNEYMKERAADIRDVSKRIKANLLGVELPSPATIDHEVIVVAHDLTPSDTAQLNKQFVKGFVTNIGGRTSHSAIMARSLEIPAVVGTKSIIDEVNNGDILIIDGEAGVVIVDPTEEEISEYTERARQVEQDKEELKQFVEEKTETKDGHHVELAANIGTPKDVDSVIENGGEGVGLFRTEFLYMGRDNMPTEDEQFESYKTVLEAMDGKPVVVRTLDIGGDKELSYLDMPEELNPFLGYRAIRLCLDREDIFRPQLRALLRASTYGTLKIMFPMVATIDEFRQAKSILLDEKEKLKSEGHDVSDDIEVGIMVEIPATAMIAKQFAKEVDFFSIGTNDLIQYTFAADRMSEHVSYLYQPFNPSLLHLIKNVIDASHEADIWTGMCGEMAGDSRAIPLLLGLGLDEFSMSATSILKARRQMKSLTTDEMKKLSDEALQCSTSEEVLDLVNAYVK; from the coding sequence ATGAGTAAAATAATTCAAGGGATACAAGCGAGTGATGGAATTTCTATCGCTCCTTGTTATTTATTTGTAGAACCTAACTTAAATATTGACAAGAAAACAATCGATAATCCACAACAGGAAATTACTCGCTTTGACAATGCGATGCACGAATCAAAAGTACAACTGACTAAAATTCGTAATACTGCTGAAGAAGCATTAGGTGCTGAACATGCGGCTATTTTTGATGCGCATTTACTTGTGTTGGATGATCCTGAATTAATTCACCCGATTAAAGAGGCCATCGAACAAAAGTCTGTCAATGCAGAATCAGCATTAGAAGATAAAGCGAATGAATTCATTCAAATCTTCGAATCAATGGATAATGAATATATGAAAGAACGTGCTGCTGATATTCGTGATGTTTCAAAACGAATTAAAGCAAATTTACTTGGTGTTGAATTGCCCAGCCCAGCGACAATTGATCACGAAGTGATCGTCGTTGCGCATGATTTAACACCATCTGACACGGCACAATTAAACAAACAATTCGTTAAAGGCTTTGTCACAAATATCGGTGGTCGTACATCACACTCAGCAATTATGGCACGTTCATTAGAAATTCCAGCTGTAGTCGGAACGAAATCAATCATCGATGAAGTGAATAATGGAGATATTTTGATCATTGATGGTGAAGCTGGTGTTGTTATCGTTGATCCAACTGAAGAAGAGATTAGCGAATACACTGAGCGCGCACGTCAAGTTGAACAAGATAAAGAAGAGTTAAAACAATTTGTCGAGGAAAAAACAGAAACAAAAGATGGACATCATGTTGAACTAGCAGCGAATATTGGAACACCGAAAGACGTTGATAGCGTGATTGAAAACGGTGGTGAAGGTGTAGGATTATTCCGTACTGAATTCCTATATATGGGCCGAGACAATATGCCAACAGAAGATGAGCAATTTGAGTCTTATAAGACAGTGCTTGAAGCAATGGACGGTAAGCCAGTTGTTGTTAGAACATTAGATATCGGTGGAGATAAAGAATTAAGTTATTTAGATATGCCGGAAGAATTGAATCCATTTTTAGGTTATCGTGCAATTCGTCTTTGTTTAGATCGTGAAGATATTTTCAGACCACAATTGAGAGCATTGCTTCGTGCATCAACTTATGGAACATTGAAAATTATGTTTCCAATGGTTGCGACAATTGATGAATTTAGACAAGCGAAGTCAATTTTACTTGATGAAAAAGAGAAACTTAAATCAGAAGGTCATGACGTGAGTGATGACATCGAAGTTGGGATTATGGTAGAAATTCCAGCAACTGCGATGATTGCTAAGCAATTTGCTAAAGAAGTAGATTTCTTTAGTATCGGAACGAATGACTTAATTCAATATACATTTGCTGCTGACCGTATGAGTGAGCATGTATCGTATTTATATCAACCATTTAATCCATCATTGTTACATTTAATCAAAAATGTCATCGATGCTTCTCATGAAGCAGATATTTGGACAGGTATGTGTGGAGAGATGGCTGGAGATTCAAGAGCCATCCCATTATTGCTTGGACTAGGGTTAGACGAATTCTCTATGAGTGCGACGAGCATTTTGAAAGCAAGAAGACAAATGAAATCGCTCACGACAGATGAAATGAAGAAATTATCTGACGAAGCATTACAATGTTCTACAAGTGAAGAAGTATTAGATCTTGTGAACGCTTATGTAAAATAA
- a CDS encoding cytochrome d ubiquinol oxidase subunit II yields the protein MIFGLEYQTIGIIVLWTFLLGYVIVGSIDWGAGFFALYGRITGRTKDLNQLIARYLNPVWEVTNVFFVFFFVGIVGFFPETAYYYGSTLLIPASISLIILSIRGAFYAFENYGIDSKLSWTILYGLSGLFIPASLSVALVISEGNYIVEGANGHYLDWQSLILSPYAWSVVLLAIISVLYISSAFLTTYAHIANETIGYSILRRWFLMWAGPMIFTCLFVFISLREHNHEHFMNAVNNQLWLFIASFILFIFATLLYYFKKAHTIAFICVFLQFSFAWFGYGMSKMPYILYPYINVNESVVNPSMALSLTIAFILGLLLLVPSLLLLLKLFVFNKAYVKGMK from the coding sequence ATGATATTTGGTCTTGAATATCAAACGATTGGGATCATTGTATTGTGGACCTTCTTACTCGGTTATGTCATTGTAGGAAGTATAGATTGGGGTGCTGGATTTTTTGCATTATATGGTCGAATTACAGGACGAACAAAAGATTTAAACCAGCTCATCGCTAGGTATTTGAATCCAGTATGGGAAGTGACGAATGTATTCTTCGTCTTCTTCTTCGTCGGGATCGTAGGCTTTTTCCCAGAGACAGCTTATTACTATGGGTCTACGTTGTTAATTCCTGCAAGTATTAGTTTGATTATATTAAGCATTCGTGGCGCATTTTATGCGTTCGAGAACTACGGTATTGATTCCAAGTTAAGTTGGACGATATTGTACGGTTTAAGTGGATTATTTATCCCGGCTTCATTATCAGTCGCGCTAGTTATATCTGAAGGGAATTATATCGTTGAAGGTGCTAACGGTCATTATCTTGATTGGCAATCGTTAATCTTAAGTCCGTATGCGTGGAGTGTTGTGCTATTAGCAATTATATCAGTACTCTATATTTCAAGTGCATTTTTAACGACATATGCACACATTGCTAATGAAACGATAGGCTATTCGATCTTACGCCGTTGGTTTTTAATGTGGGCAGGCCCAATGATCTTCACCTGCTTATTTGTTTTCATAAGTTTGAGAGAACATAATCATGAACACTTTATGAATGCCGTAAATAATCAGCTATGGTTATTTATAGCTAGCTTCATCTTGTTTATTTTCGCAACATTGTTGTATTATTTTAAAAAAGCCCACACCATAGCATTCATTTGTGTTTTTTTACAATTTAGCTTTGCATGGTTTGGTTATGGTATGAGTAAGATGCCGTATATATTATATCCATATATTAACGTCAACGAATCAGTTGTTAATCCATCGATGGCATTGAGCTTAACAATTGCATTTATTCTTGGATTATTGTTGCTTGTACCTTCATTATTACTGTTGCTTAAATTATTTGTCTTTAACAAAGCTTATGTTAAAGGGATGAAGTAG